A genomic stretch from Pochonia chlamydosporia 170 chromosome 4, whole genome shotgun sequence includes:
- a CDS encoding allantoate permease (similar to Verticillium alfalfae VaMs.102 XP_003000539.1), whose protein sequence is MDSARDEHADKPVDYDADHVEHELKIPKVETVHHPDPRLYIEALERYPNDDSIDQTAERRLKRKLDMRILPLLGICYFFYYVDKTTLSYAAIFGLKDDLHLEGTQYSWLSSCFYFGWLVWAIPSNLLMQRSPPAYYLAFNIFMWGALLMLQAVVHNFGGLMALRVLSGAFEAIADPAFMLITSMYYTREEQPSRISAWYAWNGIGVAGGGLLGYAIGHIKGALASWRYEFIIIGALCAFWGIVLCLMLPNSPRTIFGFTHDEKLMMIARIRRNQTGIEQRKVNWDQIKEAYFDYKTWLFTLLGFVANIPNGGISNFSTLVIKGLGFDTFKTALLGIPQGALVVIWIGLGALANKYMPANSRTLVCAAFMLPTIAGALGFLLAPTDAYVGRLICFYLTGSYQASFVISLSLITSNTGGQSKKMIVSGMIWFGACIGNIAGPFFYKSDQAPSYRLGIGSLLVANCIELLLFFVFRYAFIWENRRKEKIREELRNNGQLLETLNVTAFQDITDKENPNFVYVY, encoded by the exons ATGGATTCTGCAAGGGATGAACATGCCGACAAGCCTGTCGACTATGACGCAGATCACGTCGAACATGAATTAAAGATTCCCAAGGTGGAAACAGTCCATCATCCTGATCCAAGACTGTACATCGAGGCTCTGGAGCGATACCCAAACGATGATTCCATCGACCAAACTGCCGAAAGGCGGCTGAAACGCAAGTTGGATATGAGAATCCTTCCATTGCTGGGGATATGTTACTTTTTCTAC TATGTCGACAAAACCACCCTCTCCTACGCCGCCATATTCGGGCTCAAAGACGACCTACACCTCGAAGGCACCCAGTATTCCTGGCTAAGCAGCTGCTTCTACTTTGGCTGGCTCGTCTGGGCCATCCCATCCAATCTTCTCATGCAGCGCAGCCCGCCGGCGTACTACCTCGccttcaacatcttcatgtGGGGAGCGCTTCTCATGCTGCAGGCCGTTGTACACAATTTCGGCGGTCTGATGGCCCTTCGTGTACTCTCAGGCGcgtttgaagccattgccgacCCGGCATTTATGCTCATAACCTCCATGTATTATACTCGTGAGGAGCAACCGTCTCGAATTTCAGCCTGGTACGCTTGGAATGGTATTGGCGTcgctggtggtggtttgcttg GCTATGCCATAGGCCACATCAAAGGAGCTCTCGCGTCCTGGCGCTATgagttcatcatcatcggcgCTCTCTGCGCCTTTTGGGGCATCGTTCTGTGTCTTATGCTGCCCAACTCTCCCCGAACAATCTTTGGCTTCACCCACGACGAGAAACTCATGATGATTGCGCGCATCAGACGTAATCAGACGGGTATTGAGCAGCGAAAAGTTAACTGGGATCAGATCAAAGAGGCGTACTTTGACTACAAGACCTGGCTGTTTACACTCCTCGGTTTCGTGGCGAATATTCCCAATGGAGGGATTTCCAATTTCTCAACTCTTGTTATCAagggcttgggctttgatACGTTCAAGACAGCGCTGCTGGGAATTCCGCAAGGCGCACTCGTTGTCATTTGGATTGGCCTTGGTGCCTTGGCAAACAAATACATGCCCGCCAACAGTAGAACACTGGTTTGCGCCGCGTTTATGCTTCCGACTATCGCTGGCGCGCTTGGTTTCCTCCTCGCTCCGACGGATGCTTACGTCGGACGACTTATCTGCTT CTACTTAACAGGCTCGTATCAAGCGTCCTTCGTCATCTCACTATCCCTCATCACATCCAACACTGGTGGTCagtcgaagaagatgattgtCTCTGGAATGATTTGGTTCGGTGCTTGTATTGGAAACATTGCCGGACCGTTCTTCTACAAGTCTGATCAGGCGCCGTCGTACCGATTGGGCATCGGCTCTCTTTTGGTGGCGAATTGCATTGAGCTTCTGCTGTTCTTTGTGTTTCGATATGCGTTTATTTGGGAGAATCGTCGGAAGGAAAAGATTCGGGAAGAGTTGAGGAATAATGGGCAGCTTTTGGAGACGCTTAACGTAACGGCGTTTCAGGACATTACGGATAAGGAGAATCCGAATTTTGTCTATGTATATTAA
- a CDS encoding regulatory P domain-containing protein (similar to Metarhizium acridum CQMa 102 XP_007816147.1), with protein sequence MKASATSILLAMLASTSAAERMVLPNAESLAASSSPMAVSMDELMTLKTAQREEDIANGLYDMDRYELQAATACSNGKAGEYSCNNVDLKGFLRHQDLGSTTREGNDVWGWTSSTGREFGVVGQTDGSAFVEILKDGSLRAMGRLPTQTSASTWRDMKVIGDHVYIGSEAANHGLQIFDMKKLLKVDPNNPPTFNIKTDLTAHFNGFGSSHNIVAHEKNKMIYAVGTSRSGKCKAGLWMVDVSNPAQPKDAGCAGADGYVHDAECVTYNGPDTQHKGKEICFGYNEDTLTIYDLSTRSSPKILSRTPYQGAAYTHQGWTTGPDHRYLLLDDELDESKGTGAASDGRTTTYIVDVANLSKPVFTGYYKSPAKAIDHNQYVVDGLSYMSNYGSGLRVVNVTSVAQDSTGAGFKEVGFFDVHPEDDSVGGEVKFTGSWSVYPYFQSGHLLVNSIERGIFSVKLSL encoded by the exons ATGAAGGCATCCGCGACCTCAATTCTGCTGGCCATGCTGGCCAGCACCAGCGCGGCAGAACGTATGGTTCTTCCCAATGCTGAGAGCTTGGCCGCTTCCAGCTCCCCCATGGCTGTGTCTATGGATGAGTTGATGACCTTGAAGACGGctcaaagagaagaagacatcGCCAACGGTCTATATGACATGGACAGATATGAGCTCCAGGCTGCTACGGCATGCTCCAACGGAAAGGCGGGCGAGTACTCCTGTAACAACGTTGACTTGAAGGGATTCCTGCGTCATCAAGACTTGGGAAGCACAACCCGTGAGGGAAACGACGTCTGGG GATGGACGTCTTCCACTGGGAGAGAATTCGGCGTTGTTGGCCAAACTGATGGTTCGGCCTTTGTTGAGATCCTTAAGGATGGTAGCCTCAGAGCGATGGGACGCCTTCCCACGCAAACATCCGCCTCTACATGGCGTGACATGAAAGTCATCGGCGACCACGTCTACATTGGCTCAGAAGCAGCCAACCACGGCCTCCAGATCTTCGACATGAAGAAGCTCCTCAAAGTCGACCCCAATAACCCTccaaccttcaacatcaagacCGACTTGACCGCCCACTTCAACGGCTTCGGCAGCAGCCACAACATCGTCGCCCacgagaagaacaagatgatCTACGCCGTCGGCACCTCCCGCAGCGGCAAATGCAAAGCCGGTCTCTGGATGGTCGATGTGTCCAATCCCGCACAGCCCAAGGACGCTGGATGCGCCGGCGCAGACGGCTACGTCCACGACGCCGAGTGCGTTACTTACAACGGCCCTGACACACAGCACAAGGGCAAGGAGATCTGCTTCGGCTACAATGAGGATACTCTCACCATTTACGACTTGTCCACTCGCTCGTCTCCCAAGATCTTGTCTCGAACTCCATACCAGGGTGCGGCGTACACGCACCAGGGCTGGACTACTGGCCCCGATCACAGATACTTGCTCCTCGATGATGAGCTGGATGAGTCCAAGGGGACCGGAGCTGCCTCCGACGGCCGCACGACTACATATATCGTCGATGTGGCTAACTTGTCTAAGCCTGTCTTTACTGGCTACTACAAGAGCCCAGCGAAGGCTATCGACCACAATCAGTACGTTGTTGATGGTCTGTCCTACATGTCTAACTATGGGTCTGGTCTCCGTGTTGTCAACGTTACTTCTGTTGCGCAGGATAGCACTGGTGCTGGCTTCAAAGAGGTCGGTTTCTTTGACGTCCACCCGGAGGATGACTCTGTTGGCGGCGAAGTGAAATTCACGGGCTCCTGGTCTGTGTACCCTTACTTCCAGAGCGGTCATCTTCTTGTCAATAGCATTGAGCGAGGCATCTTTTCAGTCAAACTTAGCTTGTAA